One Deinococcus sp. LM3 genomic region harbors:
- a CDS encoding dihydrofolate reductase family protein, with translation MRPLIVTEFLSLDGVYEEHSPWRAPYRPDDGPFKRDELFASSALLLGRTTYEDFAAYWPTATGAFAERMNALPKFVATSRPGPLDWNATALGPDVLADVQTLKAQPGGPLLVYGSGTLAQTLLRRGLVDALRLMVFPVIVGRGRRLFDTLEHVPLTLLDTREMGAGVLLLTYGPDASAKG, from the coding sequence GTGCGCCCACTGATCGTCACCGAGTTCCTGTCCCTGGACGGCGTGTACGAGGAACACTCGCCGTGGCGCGCACCCTACCGCCCGGACGACGGGCCGTTCAAACGCGACGAACTGTTCGCCAGCAGCGCACTGCTGCTGGGCCGCACCACCTACGAGGATTTTGCGGCGTACTGGCCGACCGCGACGGGCGCGTTCGCGGAGCGCATGAACGCCCTGCCCAAGTTCGTGGCGACCTCCCGTCCCGGCCCGCTCGACTGGAACGCCACCGCACTGGGGCCGGACGTGCTGGCAGACGTGCAGACCCTGAAGGCACAGCCGGGCGGCCCGCTGCTCGTGTACGGCAGCGGCACCCTCGCGCAGACGCTGCTGCGCCGTGGGCTGGTGGACGCACTGCGCCTGATGGTCTTTCCGGTCATCGTGGGGCGCGGCAGGCGCCTCTTCGACACGCTGGAGCACGTCCCCCTGACCCTGCTGGACACGCGGGAGATGGGTGCGGGCGTGCTGCTCCTCACCTACGGGCCGGACGCCAGCGCGAAAGGCTAG
- a CDS encoding DUF1801 domain-containing protein, whose amino-acid sequence MRIPFVSLTDRNTTDLLTPRPEPVSLLLASARIERLCKPFNRIPYDWRGDTLRRIRALIQAALPTVQESVKWAKAGSPGVPVWEHAGILCTGEPHARAVKLTFPRGASLPDPAGLFNASLDGKVRRAIDLPEEATLDGAAFGDLIRAAAAANERAQAARKSR is encoded by the coding sequence ATACGGATTCCGTTTGTTTCGTTAACAGATCGGAACACCACCGATCTGTTAACTCCACGTCCGGAACCCGTCTCTCTCCTACTCGCATCCGCTCGGATTGAACGGCTTTGTAAGCCATTCAATCGGATTCCGTATGACTGGCGCGGCGACACCCTGCGCCGCATACGCGCCCTGATCCAGGCGGCGCTGCCCACCGTGCAGGAGAGCGTGAAGTGGGCCAAGGCAGGCTCGCCCGGCGTGCCGGTGTGGGAGCACGCGGGGATCCTCTGCACCGGCGAGCCCCACGCGCGGGCCGTGAAACTCACGTTCCCTCGCGGGGCCAGCCTGCCCGACCCGGCCGGGCTGTTCAACGCCAGCCTGGACGGGAAGGTGCGCCGCGCCATCGACCTGCCCGAGGAGGCCACGCTGGACGGGGCGGCGTTCGGTGACCTGATCCGCGCGGCCGCCGCCGCGAACGAGCGGGCGCAGGCGGCGAGGAAAAGCCGCTAG
- a CDS encoding ArsC/Spx/MgsR family protein has product MTELQVQVFGTRKSKETRAAERFFKERKIKIHFVDLKERPIAKGELSRFVQKFGLNALLDLTGKAYERSNLAYLRTTEDGVIAKVIDDPDLLRLPLVRAGKHLTVGEDLEGWKAMLAGS; this is encoded by the coding sequence ATGACTGAACTGCAGGTACAGGTGTTCGGCACGCGCAAGAGCAAGGAAACGCGCGCCGCCGAACGCTTCTTCAAGGAACGCAAGATCAAGATCCATTTCGTGGACCTGAAAGAGCGGCCCATCGCCAAGGGGGAATTGAGCCGCTTCGTGCAGAAGTTCGGCCTGAACGCCCTGCTGGACCTGACCGGCAAGGCCTACGAACGCAGCAACCTCGCGTACCTGCGCACCACCGAGGACGGCGTGATCGCCAAGGTCATCGACGACCCGGACCTGCTGCGCCTGCCGCTGGTGCGCGCCGGGAAGCACCTGACGGTCGGTGAGGACCTCGAAGGCTGGAAGGCCATGCTGGCCGGATCGTGA
- a CDS encoding NupC/NupG family nucleoside CNT transporter codes for MLDVLWGLGGVAVLIGLGLLLSVNRRAVNWRTVGLALLLQLAFAVIVLRWPLGRRALDGVSAAVQGVVGNAQEGINFVFGNLTNGALDGAGFIFAFGVLPIIVFFSALIAVLYHLGIMQAVVRFLGGGLSRLLQTSRGESLSATANIFVGQTEAPLVVRPFIERMTRSELFAVMVGGLASVAGSVLVGYSLLGVRLDYLIAASFMAAPAGLLMAKLIFPETEPTQDYKGDIPEDPEGRPVNVIDAAARGASSGLGLALNVGAMLIAFIGLIALLNGLIGLVGGLVGAPDLSIQLLLGYLFAPLAFLIGVPWESATTAGSFIGQKLVTNEFVAFVEFAETLKAGGVSPKVEAIVTFALCGFANLSSLAILLGGLGSLAPSRRPDIAQLGLRAVAAGTLANLLSGTLAGMLLG; via the coding sequence ATGCTGGACGTTCTGTGGGGACTGGGAGGCGTGGCCGTACTGATCGGCCTGGGCCTGCTGCTGAGTGTGAATCGCCGCGCCGTGAACTGGCGCACCGTGGGGCTGGCGCTGCTGCTGCAACTGGCCTTCGCGGTGATCGTGCTGCGCTGGCCGCTGGGCCGCCGCGCCCTGGACGGCGTGTCAGCGGCGGTGCAGGGCGTGGTGGGGAACGCGCAGGAGGGCATCAACTTCGTGTTCGGGAACCTCACGAACGGCGCGCTGGACGGCGCGGGGTTCATCTTCGCGTTCGGGGTGCTGCCGATCATCGTGTTCTTCAGCGCGCTGATCGCCGTGCTGTACCACCTGGGCATCATGCAGGCCGTGGTGCGCTTCCTGGGCGGCGGCCTGAGTCGCCTGCTGCAGACCAGCCGGGGCGAGAGCCTGTCGGCCACCGCGAACATCTTCGTGGGGCAGACCGAGGCGCCGCTGGTCGTGCGGCCCTTCATCGAACGCATGACCCGCTCGGAACTGTTCGCGGTGATGGTCGGCGGGCTGGCCAGCGTCGCCGGGAGCGTGCTGGTGGGGTACTCGCTGCTGGGCGTGCGGCTGGACTACCTGATCGCCGCGTCGTTCATGGCCGCGCCCGCCGGTCTGCTCATGGCGAAGCTGATCTTCCCGGAAACCGAACCCACCCAGGACTACAAGGGCGACATCCCCGAGGACCCGGAGGGCCGCCCCGTGAACGTGATCGACGCGGCGGCGCGCGGCGCGAGCAGCGGCCTGGGCCTCGCGCTGAACGTGGGCGCGATGCTGATCGCGTTCATCGGCCTGATCGCGCTGCTGAACGGCCTGATCGGACTGGTCGGCGGGCTGGTGGGCGCGCCGGACCTCAGCATCCAGCTGCTGCTGGGCTACCTGTTCGCGCCGCTGGCGTTCCTGATCGGCGTACCGTGGGAATCCGCGACGACCGCCGGGAGTTTCATCGGGCAGAAACTCGTCACGAACGAGTTCGTGGCCTTCGTCGAATTCGCCGAGACCCTCAAGGCCGGCGGCGTGAGCCCCAAGGTCGAGGCCATCGTGACGTTCGCGCTGTGCGGCTTCGCGAACCTGTCGAGCCTCGCGATCCTGCTGGGCGGCCTGGGCAGCCTCGCCCCCAGCCGCCGCCCGGACATCGCGCAGCTGGGCCTGCGCGCCGTGGCCGCCGGGACGCTCGCGAACCTGCTGAGCGGCACCCTGGCCGGAATGCTGCTCGGCTGA
- the ruvB gene encoding Holliday junction branch migration DNA helicase RuvB, giving the protein MTEPLDAALRPKTLTEYVGQEKLKDKLGVYLQAARGRKEALDHTLLFGPPGLGKTTLAHIIAAELGVNIRVTSGPAIEKPGDLAAILTNSLEEGDVLFIDEIHRLGRVAEEHLYPAMEDFKLDIVLGQGPAARTIELPLPRFTLVGATTRPGLISAPMRSRFGIIEHLEYYTPEEIAQNLTRDARLLGFGLSDDAALEVGARSRGTMRIAKRLLRRVRDYADVAGETTIALPRAQDALDRLGLDSAGLDDRDKKYLETLIHRFAGGPVGVDTLATAISEDALTLEDVYEPYLIQLGFIKRTPRGRVATAHAYDHLGLPVSGDQDLGFYTN; this is encoded by the coding sequence ATGACCGAACCGCTCGACGCCGCCCTGCGTCCCAAGACCCTGACCGAGTACGTGGGTCAGGAGAAACTCAAGGACAAACTCGGCGTGTACCTTCAGGCCGCGCGGGGCCGCAAGGAAGCGCTGGACCACACTCTGCTGTTCGGCCCACCCGGACTGGGCAAGACCACCCTGGCGCACATCATCGCCGCCGAACTGGGCGTGAACATCCGCGTGACCTCGGGACCCGCCATCGAGAAACCCGGTGATCTGGCCGCCATCCTCACGAACAGCCTGGAGGAAGGCGACGTGCTGTTCATCGACGAGATCCACCGCCTGGGCCGCGTGGCGGAGGAACACCTGTACCCGGCCATGGAGGACTTCAAGCTGGACATCGTGCTGGGCCAGGGTCCGGCGGCGCGCACCATCGAGCTGCCGCTGCCGCGCTTCACGCTGGTCGGCGCGACCACCCGTCCCGGCCTGATCAGCGCGCCCATGCGCAGCCGCTTCGGGATCATCGAACACCTGGAGTACTACACGCCCGAGGAGATCGCCCAGAACCTGACCCGCGACGCGCGCCTGCTGGGCTTCGGCCTGAGCGACGACGCCGCGCTGGAAGTCGGGGCGCGCTCACGGGGCACCATGCGCATCGCCAAGCGCCTGCTGCGGCGCGTGCGTGACTACGCCGACGTGGCCGGCGAGACCACCATCGCCCTGCCCCGCGCACAGGACGCCCTGGACCGCCTGGGCCTGGACAGCGCCGGACTGGACGACCGCGACAAGAAGTACCTGGAAACCCTGATTCACCGCTTCGCGGGCGGCCCGGTCGGCGTGGACACCCTGGCCACCGCCATCAGCGAGGACGCCCTGACCCTGGAGGACGTGTACGAGCCGTACCTGATCCAGCTGGGCTTCATCAAGCGCACGCCGCGCGGCCGGGTCGCCACCGCGCACGCCTACGACCACCTGGGCCTGCCGGTCAGCGGCGATCAGGACCTGGGCTTCTACACCAACTGA
- a CDS encoding SCO family protein yields MTGFSRVLTVGLLVVAAVLGGLLLFRQGQSPALGGEALDTPLALPALALVNDRGQPTTLAVTDGRLRLVFYGFVRCPDVCPATLASLKNTLAALPDDQRGRVQVQFITVDPVHDTAPVVRAYLERFDPAFTGLTGEAATIDEAARVMFVANVKPPLEGVDHSAHLGGDAQTAGDGAVGDGAANAQAAGASAAVAARMHGDQVSVVDGQGRFVRVYGNEAVVNGELDRDLPRLIREYATP; encoded by the coding sequence ATGACAGGGTTCTCGAGGGTGCTGACGGTGGGTCTTCTGGTGGTCGCGGCGGTGCTGGGCGGGCTGCTGCTGTTCCGGCAGGGGCAGTCGCCGGCGCTGGGGGGCGAGGCGCTGGACACGCCGCTGGCGCTGCCCGCCCTGGCGCTGGTGAATGACCGGGGGCAGCCGACCACGCTGGCCGTGACGGACGGGCGGCTGCGGCTGGTGTTCTACGGCTTCGTACGCTGCCCGGACGTGTGCCCGGCGACCCTGGCGAGCCTGAAGAACACCCTCGCGGCCCTGCCGGACGATCAGCGCGGGCGGGTGCAGGTGCAGTTCATCACGGTGGACCCGGTGCACGACACGGCCCCGGTGGTTCGGGCGTACCTGGAGCGCTTCGATCCGGCGTTCACGGGCCTGACCGGCGAGGCCGCCACCATCGACGAGGCGGCGCGGGTGATGTTCGTGGCGAACGTGAAGCCGCCGCTGGAAGGCGTGGACCACAGCGCGCACCTGGGCGGCGACGCGCAGACGGCCGGGGACGGAGCAGTGGGGGACGGAGCGGCGAATGCGCAGGCGGCCGGGGCGTCGGCGGCCGTCGCGGCGCGGATGCATGGCGATCAGGTGAGCGTGGTGGACGGCCAGGGCCGTTTCGTGCGGGTGTACGGGAACGAGGCGGTCGTGAACGGCGAACTGGACCGCGACCTGCCGCGCCTGATCCGCGAGTACGCGACTCCCTGA
- a CDS encoding cbb3-type cytochrome c oxidase subunit I: MTVQHAPLKDTHARPGVWAVLKDYMMTTDHKKIGTLYILTSILGFAVAGLLAVGIRLQLAVPDNTFLVGNTYNQVLTVHAALMIFFFLIPIGLFGFGNWFLPLQLGIRDVALPRINTFAVWLFIFSLILVILGLWNGGAPGVGWTFYYPLSVDANQTGVSVLMVALTLNGIASLLGSANFAATIVNMRAPGMSLWKMPIFVWSIFATSILQLISLGGLTAAALVTYLELKLGLSMFNPGIGGVPVMFQQFFWFYSHPAVYVMLLPYLGIGAEIASTMARKPLFGYRVMVYSILAIVLVSLLVWVHHMFAVGLPDSWQIAFMIATLIVAVPTGVKIFNLIGTLWGGRIVLKSPTYWLVGFIFNFLIGGITGVSLGMIPFDYQVTMSYYVVAHFHNVMMFGTAFLAMGGLYYWWPKMTGRFMSEKLGLWHFWLFMIGSWMTFLPQYILGLLGMPRRYYTYPAGNFAWSELNLISTVGALILLAGGIVWVLNMLQSFRAPATASANPWGGFTLEWTAASPPAAYNFAHEFPTNFPTERPLYDWEQSGETLTPVDPKSIHLPVDSWGPFLTAAALLLMGYGLSFGWFTNYTPAGGLKPFFEMAPGALFASIVLYISIPLFLFALFKWAGTREYDVPVAHHHLTKYDNGFMGMAWFIISEVGLFGVLIAGYVYLRVIGAAEPPALRPAIWLAALNTLILVASSFVIHRAEQDNHHGKLTRFRLGLFITLLLGAVFMIFQVYEFTLFGVESDWKQNLWQSCFFIIVGLHGLHILIGGTGVALPFYQAMTGKMDKYNHGSITPASLYWHLVDVVWLLIVAIFYAW; the protein is encoded by the coding sequence GTGACCGTTCAGCACGCACCCCTGAAGGACACCCACGCCCGCCCGGGCGTCTGGGCGGTCCTGAAGGACTACATGATGACCACCGATCACAAGAAGATCGGGACGCTCTACATCCTGACCAGCATCCTGGGCTTCGCGGTCGCGGGCCTGCTGGCCGTCGGGATCCGCCTGCAGCTGGCCGTGCCGGACAACACCTTCCTGGTGGGCAACACCTACAACCAGGTGCTGACCGTGCACGCCGCCCTGATGATCTTCTTCTTCCTGATTCCGATCGGGCTGTTCGGCTTCGGGAACTGGTTCCTGCCACTGCAACTGGGCATCCGGGACGTGGCCCTGCCGCGCATCAACACGTTTGCGGTGTGGCTGTTCATCTTCAGCCTGATCCTGGTGATTCTGGGCCTGTGGAACGGCGGCGCGCCCGGCGTCGGCTGGACCTTCTACTACCCGCTGAGCGTGGACGCCAACCAGACCGGCGTGAGCGTGCTGATGGTGGCCCTGACCCTGAACGGCATCGCGTCGCTGCTGGGCAGCGCGAACTTCGCGGCGACCATCGTGAACATGCGCGCCCCCGGCATGAGCCTGTGGAAGATGCCCATCTTCGTGTGGAGCATCTTCGCGACCTCCATCCTGCAGCTGATCTCGCTGGGCGGCCTGACCGCCGCGGCGCTCGTCACGTACCTGGAGCTGAAGCTGGGCCTGAGCATGTTCAACCCCGGCATCGGCGGCGTGCCCGTCATGTTCCAGCAGTTCTTCTGGTTCTACTCTCACCCGGCCGTGTACGTGATGCTGCTGCCGTACCTGGGTATCGGCGCCGAGATCGCCAGCACCATGGCCCGCAAGCCGCTGTTCGGGTACCGCGTGATGGTGTACTCGATCCTGGCGATCGTGCTGGTCAGCCTGCTGGTGTGGGTGCACCACATGTTCGCCGTGGGCCTGCCGGACTCCTGGCAGATCGCGTTCATGATCGCCACGCTGATCGTGGCTGTCCCGACCGGCGTGAAGATCTTCAACCTGATCGGCACCCTGTGGGGCGGGCGGATCGTGCTGAAATCCCCCACGTACTGGCTGGTGGGCTTCATCTTCAACTTCCTGATCGGCGGGATCACCGGCGTGAGCCTGGGCATGATTCCCTTCGACTACCAGGTCACCATGTCGTACTACGTCGTGGCGCACTTCCATAACGTGATGATGTTCGGCACGGCGTTCCTGGCGATGGGCGGCCTGTACTACTGGTGGCCCAAGATGACCGGCCGCTTCATGAGCGAGAAGCTGGGCCTGTGGCACTTCTGGCTGTTCATGATCGGCTCGTGGATGACCTTCCTGCCGCAGTACATCCTGGGTCTGCTGGGCATGCCGCGCCGTTACTACACCTACCCGGCCGGGAACTTCGCCTGGAGTGAACTGAACCTGATCTCCACGGTCGGCGCCCTGATCCTGCTGGCCGGCGGCATCGTGTGGGTCCTGAACATGCTGCAGAGCTTCCGTGCGCCCGCCACGGCCAGCGCCAACCCCTGGGGCGGCTTCACGCTCGAGTGGACGGCTGCCAGCCCGCCCGCCGCGTACAACTTCGCGCACGAGTTCCCCACCAACTTCCCCACCGAACGCCCCCTGTACGACTGGGAGCAGAGCGGCGAGACCCTGACCCCCGTGGACCCCAAGAGCATCCACCTGCCCGTGGACAGCTGGGGCCCGTTCCTGACCGCCGCCGCGCTGCTGCTGATGGGATACGGCCTGAGCTTCGGCTGGTTCACCAACTACACCCCGGCCGGCGGTCTGAAGCCCTTCTTCGAGATGGCGCCCGGCGCGCTGTTCGCGTCCATCGTGCTGTACATCAGCATCCCGCTGTTCCTGTTCGCGCTGTTCAAGTGGGCCGGCACCCGTGAATACGACGTGCCCGTCGCGCACCACCACCTGACCAAATACGACAACGGCTTCATGGGCATGGCGTGGTTCATCATCAGCGAAGTCGGTCTGTTCGGCGTGCTGATCGCCGGGTACGTGTACCTGCGCGTGATCGGCGCCGCCGAGCCGCCCGCGCTGCGTCCCGCCATCTGGCTGGCCGCGCTGAACACCCTGATCCTGGTCGCGAGTTCCTTCGTGATTCACCGCGCCGAGCAGGACAACCACCACGGCAAGCTGACCCGCTTCCGCCTGGGCCTGTTCATCACGCTGCTGCTGGGCGCCGTGTTCATGATCTTCCAGGTGTACGAGTTCACGCTGTTCGGCGTGGAAAGCGACTGGAAACAGAACCTGTGGCAGTCGTGCTTCTTCATCATCGTCGGCCTGCACGGTCTGCACATCCTGATCGGCGGCACCGGCGTGGCCCTGCCCTTCTACCAGGCCATGACCGGCAAGATGGACAAGTACAACCACGGGTCCATCACGCCCGCCAGCCTGTACTGGCACCTGGTGGACGTCGTGTGGCTGCTGATCGTCGCGATCTTCTACGCCTGGTAA
- the coxB gene encoding cytochrome c oxidase subunit II yields MKLNTTKHRHSGTRRRPITRPIAAAALGATLLTGCQQANQSLFIGDMSSAYNREIWWMSVWAIVLSIIIFVGVSYALFYTVQKFREDRHDAPPAQFHGNNRLEVILVAVPVIIVFGLSVLTVRSMAILNPTPEQATKIDVLGKQFWWNFAYPETTSDAGGVVTNGNELIMPTKQPVALTITSGDVIHGFWAPNIGGQRAAMPAVQKTWQVDTERAGVYQGNCSQLCGASHANMRYKVVALDQERYDATLAAMKAYRAPEPAPGSAEARGYALFMQGKGSTGAVSCAACHRVQGTPAAGVAGPDLSFFGTRRTLGAGMWEAMTADKWEDEEAKKHLTAWLKNSPRVKPGSLMPTYDGSEYRNTKGELVKGGTLTDAEIDDIAAYLRSLQLPEEADYWRGSPVIGAGATGGTQ; encoded by the coding sequence GTGAAGTTGAACACCACCAAACACCGCCACAGCGGCACACGGAGGCGACCCATCACGCGGCCCATCGCGGCGGCGGCGCTGGGCGCCACACTGCTCACCGGCTGTCAGCAGGCCAATCAGTCCCTGTTCATCGGGGACATGTCGTCTGCTTACAACCGCGAAATCTGGTGGATGAGCGTCTGGGCCATCGTCCTGTCGATCATCATCTTCGTCGGCGTGTCGTACGCGCTGTTCTACACGGTGCAGAAGTTCCGTGAGGACCGGCACGACGCGCCGCCCGCGCAGTTCCACGGGAACAACCGCCTGGAAGTCATTCTGGTGGCCGTCCCCGTGATCATCGTGTTCGGCCTGAGTGTCCTGACGGTGCGGTCCATGGCCATCCTGAACCCCACGCCCGAGCAGGCCACCAAGATCGACGTGCTGGGCAAGCAGTTCTGGTGGAACTTCGCGTACCCCGAGACGACCAGCGACGCCGGCGGCGTGGTCACCAACGGCAACGAGCTGATCATGCCCACCAAGCAGCCGGTCGCGCTGACCATCACCAGCGGCGACGTCATTCACGGCTTCTGGGCGCCGAACATCGGCGGTCAGCGCGCCGCGATGCCGGCCGTGCAGAAGACCTGGCAGGTCGACACGGAACGTGCCGGCGTGTACCAGGGCAACTGCTCGCAGCTGTGCGGGGCCAGCCACGCCAACATGCGGTACAAGGTCGTCGCGCTCGATCAGGAACGCTACGACGCGACCCTGGCCGCCATGAAGGCCTACCGCGCTCCCGAACCCGCCCCCGGCAGCGCCGAGGCGCGCGGGTACGCGCTGTTCATGCAGGGCAAGGGCAGCACGGGCGCCGTGTCCTGCGCCGCCTGCCACCGCGTGCAGGGCACTCCCGCAGCGGGCGTGGCCGGCCCGGACCTGAGCTTCTTCGGCACGCGCCGCACCCTGGGCGCCGGCATGTGGGAAGCCATGACCGCAGACAAGTGGGAAGACGAGGAAGCGAAAAAACACCTGACCGCGTGGCTGAAGAACAGCCCCCGCGTCAAGCCGGGCAGCCTCATGCCCACGTACGACGGCAGCGAGTACCGCAACACCAAGGGTGAACTCGTCAAGGGCGGCACCCTGACCGACGCCGAGATCGACGACATCGCCGCGTACCTGCGCAGCCTGCAACTGCCTGAAGAGGCGGACTACTGGCGCGGCAGCCCCGTCATCGGCGCCGGCGCCACCGGAGGCACCCAGTGA
- a CDS encoding heme o synthase, whose protein sequence is MTTETIPADAGAVRERATWRDYLSLTKPKVISLLLWTTVTAMFMAERGWPGGWLLLVVSVAGYASAGSAGVFNMIIDRDIDIKMARTAQRPTTSGLISTRSAAIFGGVLQVASFLMLWVWATPLAAWMSLAGFLTYVVVYTQLLKRNTWHNIVLGGAAGCFPPLVGWAAVTGDLNLFAWFLFAIIFFWTPVHFWALALMIKDEYREVGIPMLPVVHGDKLTVAQIGLYAIYTVVLSVMPVFFREVGAIYFVTAAGLGAWLLVLSWRLYRHVMTGKAVERRVAVPLYLYSMLYLALLFVAAAADRMVFAHLL, encoded by the coding sequence ATGACGACCGAAACCATCCCGGCTGACGCCGGAGCCGTGCGGGAGCGCGCCACCTGGCGTGACTACCTGTCCCTGACCAAACCGAAGGTCATCAGCCTGCTTCTCTGGACGACCGTGACGGCCATGTTCATGGCCGAGCGCGGCTGGCCCGGCGGGTGGCTGCTGCTGGTGGTCAGCGTGGCCGGGTACGCGTCGGCCGGGTCGGCGGGCGTGTTCAACATGATCATCGACCGCGACATCGACATCAAGATGGCCCGCACGGCGCAGCGGCCCACGACCAGCGGCCTGATCAGTACGCGCAGCGCCGCGATCTTCGGCGGGGTGCTGCAGGTCGCGTCGTTCCTGATGCTGTGGGTGTGGGCGACGCCGCTGGCCGCCTGGATGAGCCTGGCGGGCTTCCTGACCTACGTGGTCGTGTACACGCAGCTGCTCAAGCGCAACACCTGGCACAACATCGTGCTGGGCGGCGCGGCCGGGTGCTTCCCGCCGCTGGTGGGCTGGGCGGCCGTGACGGGCGACCTGAACCTGTTCGCGTGGTTCCTGTTCGCGATCATCTTCTTCTGGACGCCCGTGCACTTCTGGGCGCTGGCGCTGATGATCAAGGACGAGTACCGCGAGGTCGGGATTCCCATGCTGCCCGTCGTTCATGGCGACAAACTGACGGTCGCGCAGATCGGCCTGTACGCCATCTACACGGTGGTGCTGTCGGTGATGCCGGTGTTCTTCCGCGAGGTCGGCGCGATCTACTTCGTGACGGCCGCCGGGCTGGGCGCGTGGCTGCTGGTGCTGTCCTGGCGGCTGTACCGGCACGTGATGACCGGGAAGGCCGTGGAGCGCCGGGTGGCGGTGCCGCTGTACCTGTACTCGATGCTGTACCTGGCGCTGCTGTTCGTGGCGGCCGCCGCCGACCGCATGGTGTTCGCGCACCTGCTGTAA
- a CDS encoding COX15/CtaA family protein — MSGTRTVPRTGAGAWLPRLAWAALIYNVLVILWGAVVRISGAGAGCGDHWPLCNGVVVPQSPTLHTVIEFSHRLTSAASGLLAIALVVMAFRSTGRGHPVRLGAVLSLGLIILEGLVGGVQVLLGLTADSTDPARGFVQGIHLANTFLLLGALLLTVLWASGEPNLRLRRQGLVGAWSFVGLALLLVLGMAGAVTALGDLLFAPADGSTPIETVKRDFGVTASVIENMRVVHPMLAVLTSAFLVWLGVFLRRERPGAGTNRWSAVLWALLGAQMIAGLTNVVLKAPAWMQLTHLLLSCLLWLATVMLVYRALTALRAQSHAGPATGGDHSVSDGPGRAARNVNV, encoded by the coding sequence ATGAGTGGAACGCGGACAGTTCCCCGCACGGGTGCGGGTGCGTGGCTTCCCCGGCTGGCCTGGGCAGCCCTGATCTACAACGTGCTGGTGATCCTGTGGGGCGCCGTCGTGCGTATCAGCGGGGCGGGGGCCGGGTGCGGGGATCACTGGCCGCTGTGTAACGGCGTGGTCGTCCCGCAGAGCCCGACGCTGCACACGGTCATCGAGTTCAGTCACCGCCTGACCAGCGCCGCGAGCGGCCTGCTGGCCATTGCGCTGGTCGTCATGGCGTTCCGGTCCACGGGACGCGGGCATCCGGTGCGCCTGGGGGCCGTCCTGAGCCTGGGCCTGATCATCCTGGAGGGTCTGGTGGGCGGCGTGCAGGTGCTGCTGGGCCTGACGGCCGACAGCACCGACCCGGCGCGCGGGTTCGTACAGGGCATTCACCTGGCGAACACCTTCCTGCTGCTGGGCGCGCTGCTGCTGACGGTCCTGTGGGCGTCCGGCGAGCCGAACCTGCGGCTGCGGCGGCAGGGCCTGGTGGGCGCCTGGAGTTTCGTGGGGCTGGCGCTGCTGCTGGTGCTGGGCATGGCGGGCGCGGTCACGGCGCTGGGCGACCTGCTGTTCGCCCCGGCGGACGGCAGCACGCCCATCGAGACGGTCAAGCGGGACTTCGGCGTGACGGCCAGCGTGATCGAGAACATGCGCGTCGTGCATCCCATGCTGGCCGTGCTGACCAGCGCGTTCCTGGTGTGGCTGGGCGTGTTCCTGCGCCGGGAACGGCCGGGCGCCGGGACGAACCGCTGGAGCGCGGTCCTGTGGGCGCTGCTGGGCGCGCAGATGATCGCGGGCCTGACGAACGTGGTCCTGAAAGCCCCGGCGTGGATGCAGCTGACGCACCTGCTGCTGTCGTGTCTGCTGTGGCTGGCGACCGTTATGCTGGTGTACCGCGCCCTGACGGCCCTGCGTGCCCAGTCGCACGCCGGACCGGCCACCGGCGGGGATCATTCAGTCAGTGACGGCCCCGGACGGGCCGCGAGGAACGTGAACGTATGA
- a CDS encoding DUF420 domain-containing protein, whose translation MAETINQWAVITIVLSGLALCVGVYLIRRGMREAHMRAMIVAVTLASVFLVLYLTRLSLGYEKKYDGPEEWRTAYFVLLISHIILATANLPLALGALWNAVKGLKAAGNLGNIDAPAARGYFNRHRAWVRWTVPVWLYVAVTGWIIYVVLHSYGEVIKG comes from the coding sequence ATGGCGGAAACGATCAACCAGTGGGCAGTCATCACGATTGTCCTGAGCGGCCTGGCCCTGTGCGTGGGCGTGTACCTCATCCGGCGCGGCATGCGTGAAGCGCACATGCGCGCCATGATCGTCGCCGTCACCCTGGCGAGCGTGTTCCTGGTGCTGTACCTGACGCGCCTGAGCCTGGGCTACGAGAAGAAATACGACGGACCCGAGGAGTGGCGCACCGCGTACTTCGTGCTGCTGATCAGCCACATCATCCTGGCGACCGCCAACCTCCCGCTGGCCCTGGGTGCGCTGTGGAACGCCGTCAAGGGCCTCAAGGCCGCCGGGAACCTGGGCAACATCGACGCGCCGGCCGCGCGCGGCTACTTCAACCGGCACCGCGCCTGGGTGCGCTGGACCGTCCCGGTCTGGCTGTACGTGGCCGTGACCGGCTGGATCATCTACGTCGTGCTGCACAGTTACGGCGAGGTCATCAAGGGCTGA